The following proteins are encoded in a genomic region of Desulfuromonadales bacterium:
- a CDS encoding tRNA (adenosine(37)-N6)-threonylcarbamoyltransferase complex ATPase subunit type 1 TsaE: LYRIDHADELIEMGMDEFLPGRGVAVVEWAERLSAGETATLSVHFEHAGEDARRLTFAPGNGTGVRLIEQLRRSWQQRGGGQ; the protein is encoded by the coding sequence CCTTTATCGCATTGACCATGCCGATGAGCTGATCGAGATGGGAATGGACGAATTTCTTCCCGGCCGCGGGGTGGCGGTGGTGGAGTGGGCGGAACGGCTCTCCGCAGGGGAGACGGCAACCCTGTCGGTCCACTTCGAACATGCCGGCGAAGATGCCCGACGGTTGACCTTCGCGCCCGGGAACGGGACGGGCGTGCGGCTTATCGAGCAGTTGCGACGCAGCTGGCAGCAAAGGGGAGGCGGGCAATGA